A stretch of Aedes aegypti strain LVP_AGWG chromosome 2, AaegL5.0 Primary Assembly, whole genome shotgun sequence DNA encodes these proteins:
- the LOC5565681 gene encoding tubulin beta chain has product MREIVTLHLGQCGNKIAQTFWETICEEHCLNERGQFIGKHFLPLQRINVYFEEAPCCNFVPRAIFADLEPGAMVGLKCSRFGQLFSPESMVNGMLGAGNNWARGYHTEGAEMLDRIMNVARKMVEGCDCFQGFQMVHSIGGGTGSGLGTLMMENMKDEFPRKILNTFSVIPSEKVSEVVVEPYNAVFALNSMTDCSDETFCLDNEALYNINMTTLRVDKPTIDDLNHLISMAMSGITCSFRYPGQLNSDLRKLLTNMVPYRKLHFFVPGIAPLTSKESQCYRSLSVSELVYQIFDEQNLMAACSPSRGKYLTAAALFRGRVSTRNVEEQIANVRQKNHGTFSHWIPNNVKSAICDIPPAGMKMSATFIANTTAITQLFQRLLNQFGTMYRRKAFLHWYTGEGMEEKEFVDAEQSLRELIKEYESQEEAGPAGSTKGSMLDDE; this is encoded by the exons ATGCGTGAAATCGTTACTCTTCATCTTGGACAATGTGGCAACAAAATCGCCCAGACATTCTGGGAAACTATCTGCGAGGAGCACTGCCTAAACGAGCGCGGCCAGTTTATAGGGAAACACTTTCTGCCACTTCAACGGATCAACGTGTACTTTGAGGAGGCTCCCTGCTGCAATTTCGTACCAAGGGCAATCTTTGCCGACCTGGAACCGGGTGCGATGGTCGGTTTGAAATGCAGCCGCTTCGGGCAGCTCTTTTccccggaaagcatggtcaacGGGATGCTCGGAGCTGGGAATAACTGGGCTCGAGGCTACCACACGGAAGGCGCCGAAATGTTGGACAGGATCATGAATGTGGCTCGGAAAATGGTGGAAGGTTGTGATTGTTTCCAGGGGTTCCAAATGGTACATTCGATTGGCGGCGGAACCGGATCCGGATTGGGAACGCTGATGATGGAGAACATGAAAGATGAATTTCCTCGGAAGATACTCAACACTTTCAGTGTGATCCCGTCCGAAAAG GTTTCGGAGGTCGTTGTAGAACCATACAATGCAGTTTTCGCTTTAAACTCCATGACGGATTGCAGTGATGAAACGTTCTGCCTGGATAACGAAGCCCTGTACAACATAAATATGACAACGCTTCGAGTCGACAAACCCACCATAGACGATTTGAATCACCTTATTTCGATGGCAATGTCTGGCATTACCTGCAGTTTCCGGTATCCTGGGCAGCTGAACTCGGATCTTCGAAAACTTCTGACCAACATGGTACCCTATAGGAAACTTCACTTTTTCGTACCGGGTATTGCGCCGCTAACATCGAAGGAAAGTCAATGCTACAGAAGTCTCTCCGTTTCGGAGTTAGTCtatcaaatttttgatgaacaaAACCTCATGGCAGCTTGCTCGCCATCCAGAGGAAAATATCTAACGGCTGCTGCCCTCTTCCGGGGACGAGTATCTACCAGAAATGTGGAAGAACAAATCGCCAACGTAAGGCAGAAAAATCACGGTACCTTCTCGCATTGGATCCCAAATAATGTCAAATCAGCCATTTGTGACATTCCGCCTGCCGGAATGAAGATGTCTGCAACATTTATAGCGAACACCACCGCCATCACTCAGTTGTTTCAACGGTTGCTGAATCAGTTTGGAACCATGTATCGGAGGAAAGCTTTCCTTCACTGGTACACGGGAGAGGGAATGGAAGAAAAGGAGTTTGTCGACGCCGAGCAAAGCTTGAGGGAGCTGATCAAGGAGTACGAAAGTCAAGAAGAAGCAGGCCCGGCAGGATCTACGAAGGGTTCGATGCTTGATGACGAATAA